Proteins encoded in a region of the Mucilaginibacter sabulilitoris genome:
- a CDS encoding helix-turn-helix domain-containing protein — protein sequence MTAPASPAFDCLTKDHLNSYVPIGRYETGKAKPAADMLSKLAKALDTTTDYL from the coding sequence TTGACAGCTCCCGCTTCTCCCGCTTTTGATTGCTTAACAAAAGATCACCTGAACTCCTATGTACCGATTGGCCGCTATGAGACAGGCAAGGCCAAGCCCGCAGCTGACATGCTTTCTAAGCTGGCTAAAGCATTAGATACTACGACCGATTACCTGTAA
- a CDS encoding FecR family protein, giving the protein MDKKEVKEWSRNYIRGKLTEKQKAMFEAWYLDTGEDAVLPPDERIEQLRREIFQDLPRDDGRRSPGSFLMAAAAVTLVMVSLVLQVVFHKGNLTDGDSHQNILPGGSRAVLTLANGEKIDLAQAATGRLEAGRGIIKKAPGQLEYFDDGHRYTDGQAGEDRIATPAGGIWQLRLPDGTQVWLNNSSSLTYPNTFEGQKQRTVKLEGEAYFEVSKDKAHPFVVKSAGQEVKVLGTHFNIKAFKEDQSTRTTLLEGRVVVSSERSPLTKQLIPGEQALLSKGQMIVSAVSTEQVTAWKNGYFRFENTPVEQVMRELSRWYGIDVRYEGPLSHERLTGRISRSKNISKVLMALAATQTVHFRVEGRRVTIMK; this is encoded by the coding sequence ATGGACAAGAAAGAAGTAAAGGAGTGGTCCCGAAACTACATCCGGGGAAAGCTGACCGAGAAACAAAAAGCTATGTTCGAAGCCTGGTACCTCGATACCGGCGAGGACGCCGTATTACCACCTGATGAGCGGATCGAACAGTTGCGCCGGGAAATATTCCAGGATCTGCCTCGCGACGACGGAAGGAGATCGCCTGGCAGCTTTCTCATGGCGGCAGCCGCAGTCACTTTGGTCATGGTTTCCCTGGTCCTCCAGGTCGTATTCCACAAAGGGAACCTGACCGATGGTGATAGTCACCAGAACATACTACCCGGCGGTAGCCGGGCAGTGCTTACACTCGCAAACGGCGAAAAGATCGATCTTGCCCAGGCGGCGACCGGCCGCCTGGAGGCCGGTCGCGGTATTATCAAAAAGGCACCCGGACAACTCGAATACTTCGATGATGGCCATAGGTACACGGATGGCCAGGCTGGGGAGGATAGGATAGCCACTCCCGCAGGGGGCATCTGGCAGCTCCGGCTGCCGGATGGCACGCAGGTCTGGCTTAATAATTCATCTTCGCTCACCTATCCCAACACTTTTGAAGGACAAAAACAGAGAACGGTTAAACTGGAGGGAGAGGCTTACTTTGAAGTTTCCAAAGATAAGGCGCACCCTTTTGTCGTCAAAAGTGCTGGCCAGGAGGTGAAAGTTCTTGGAACACATTTCAATATTAAAGCCTTCAAGGAGGATCAATCTACCAGGACGACCCTTTTGGAGGGCCGGGTTGTGGTCAGCAGCGAACGAAGCCCGCTAACGAAACAGTTAATCCCTGGCGAGCAAGCGCTTTTGAGCAAAGGTCAAATGATCGTCAGCGCTGTGAGTACCGAACAGGTTACGGCCTGGAAAAATGGTTATTTCCGGTTTGAAAATACTCCTGTTGAGCAGGTAATGCGTGAGCTGTCCAGGTGGTATGGGATCGATGTCCGCTATGAAGGGCCTCTTTCCCATGAAAGACTGACAGGCAGGATCTCCCGCTCCAAGAATATCAGCAAGGTGCTGATGGCCTTAGCGGCAACACAGACAGTACACTTTAGAGTCGAAGGGAGGAGGGTGACCATAATGAAGTAA
- a CDS encoding SusC/RagA family TonB-linked outer membrane protein has product MYSFYKEKLVRPCRRASLVLKAFLLAAILMVILNMQVSASPMTQKVTLAEKNSALLSVMEKISTQTGFDFILPDGVIPFAKPVTITVQQEELAQVLKKIFDEQPLNYELQEKIVVISRKMPAVAQKLGTAPKASVRVSGEILDSTGKGLSSATVQIRARGTVTYSDEHGRFAINAEPGDQVSVSFVGYQTFTFTVLENMPFQSIRLKAATAAIAEVAVVSTGYQNLPKERATGSFAQLNNELINRRVGTDIVSRLEGVTPGLLFNRNTSGASRGNNDISIRGTNTLFSNSQPLIVLDGFPFDGDISNINPNDIENITILKDAAAASIWGVRSGNGVIVLNSKKGKRNEKLSVELNANLTASAKPDLFYNPSYLNSSDYIDIEQRLFKTGFFDGQIGDPLQVTSPVVNILAAQREGSLSAADADAQINALRKQDTRSQLDKYFYRRGFLQQYSTNLRGGGDKSDYYFSAGEDHNAATLTGNDNNRITLNANYNFYPLKNLQLSAAVNYIQTKANANSTAANITAGGRYVNFSFPYESFADGNANALPIVKGMNYEFAKGAQQQGYLDWLYRPLEELRNADNTSSSVENRINASAQYRLIPGLDLSLKYQFEKQITNADNYYSQATYYTRNLINEYAQPSGDATFTYPVPNTGILQQSDGVLTSHHARGQISFDREVSNGHRVTAIIGAEVSSAITESRGETVYGYDKNTRTSFAQIDYANYFNLNPESGAAQIPTNLGFEKFTDHYISYFGNAAYSYLDRYSFSVSGRIDRSNLFGVSTNQKSVPLYSTGLAWDVSKEQFYHISWLPNLKVRATYGYNANVNKSASAITTLEQQSNAYYSGVPYNIINSPGNPELRWEKVRIANFGMDYSLKNNLLSGSFEYYTKRGIDLFGTSPLAPSAGFTTFFGNTANTAGHGFDFVLNTRNIYRNDLKWVSNLLLSYVIDKVTVYDSPASALTYLASGSGNGGTITPFVGQPIYGIYSFRSGPLTHDTGDPQGYIDGQLSTDYKNIISKTGIADLYYNGPSRPTTFGSLRNTFSYKNWTLSANIIFKLNYYFRRTSTGLSYDQIAYGLVNSDYAKRWQNPGDEAHTNVPSILMPPSSADRYTFYQYSEALVDKGDHIRLQDIRLAYAFRPFGGNTPVFKRLEVFSYLNNLGILWRANKDHLDPDLYAGAYPLPRTLSIGFNARF; this is encoded by the coding sequence ATGTACAGTTTTTACAAAGAAAAATTGGTACGGCCCTGCCGCCGTGCCTCATTGGTCCTCAAGGCCTTCCTGCTCGCGGCCATATTAATGGTGATCCTCAATATGCAGGTTAGTGCCAGCCCAATGACTCAAAAAGTTACTTTAGCCGAAAAGAACAGCGCACTGCTGTCTGTAATGGAAAAGATCAGCACGCAAACTGGTTTCGATTTCATTTTGCCGGATGGCGTAATACCGTTTGCCAAACCCGTGACGATCACTGTCCAACAGGAGGAGCTCGCCCAGGTCCTCAAAAAAATATTTGATGAACAGCCGCTCAATTATGAATTGCAGGAAAAGATCGTAGTGATATCCCGTAAAATGCCTGCCGTGGCGCAAAAGCTAGGAACCGCCCCGAAAGCGTCTGTAAGGGTAAGCGGAGAAATCCTTGATTCTACCGGCAAGGGCCTGAGTTCGGCAACCGTTCAGATCAGGGCCCGGGGCACTGTTACCTATTCCGATGAGCACGGACGGTTCGCCATTAACGCCGAGCCGGGCGATCAGGTTTCGGTTTCCTTTGTTGGATATCAGACTTTTACTTTTACCGTTCTGGAAAATATGCCTTTTCAAAGCATCAGGTTGAAAGCGGCAACTGCTGCCATAGCAGAGGTCGCCGTCGTATCTACCGGATATCAGAACCTGCCCAAAGAACGGGCGACAGGTTCGTTCGCCCAATTAAACAATGAACTGATCAACCGCCGTGTAGGCACGGATATCGTGAGCAGGCTTGAGGGAGTTACTCCCGGACTATTATTCAACCGCAATACGAGCGGCGCTTCACGAGGCAATAACGACATCAGCATCAGAGGAACGAATACTCTTTTTTCCAATAGTCAGCCCCTGATCGTTTTGGATGGTTTTCCCTTCGACGGCGATATCAGCAACATCAATCCTAACGATATTGAAAACATCACCATTTTGAAGGACGCGGCGGCAGCAAGCATTTGGGGCGTGAGGTCGGGAAATGGCGTGATCGTATTGAATAGCAAAAAAGGGAAACGAAATGAAAAACTCTCCGTCGAACTCAACGCCAACCTGACGGCATCCGCCAAACCCGACCTGTTTTATAATCCCAGCTATCTGAATTCCTCAGACTACATCGATATCGAACAAAGATTGTTCAAAACCGGATTCTTTGACGGACAGATCGGCGACCCGCTCCAGGTTACTTCGCCGGTCGTTAACATCCTGGCAGCGCAACGCGAGGGGAGTTTGTCCGCGGCTGACGCCGACGCGCAGATCAATGCGCTGCGGAAACAGGATACCCGCAGCCAGCTGGATAAATATTTTTACCGACGTGGTTTCCTCCAGCAGTATAGCACGAACCTCCGCGGCGGGGGGGATAAAAGTGATTATTACTTTTCCGCAGGCGAGGACCATAATGCTGCGACATTGACAGGGAATGACAACAACCGGATCACGCTGAATGCGAACTATAATTTCTATCCCTTAAAAAACCTGCAGCTTTCGGCTGCGGTTAACTATATACAGACTAAGGCCAACGCCAACAGCACTGCTGCCAATATTACTGCAGGCGGGCGTTACGTCAATTTTAGTTTTCCTTACGAATCTTTTGCGGATGGAAACGCCAATGCACTGCCTATAGTAAAGGGTATGAACTACGAATTTGCAAAAGGTGCGCAGCAACAGGGCTACCTCGACTGGCTTTATCGTCCACTGGAGGAACTCAGGAATGCAGATAATACCAGTTCTTCTGTCGAAAACCGGATCAATGCAAGCGCGCAATACCGGTTGATTCCCGGACTGGATCTCTCCCTGAAATACCAGTTTGAAAAACAAATCACCAACGCCGATAATTATTACAGCCAGGCGACCTATTACACCCGCAATCTGATCAACGAGTACGCGCAACCCAGCGGCGACGCTACTTTTACGTACCCGGTTCCCAATACAGGGATATTGCAGCAATCGGACGGCGTATTGACCTCCCATCATGCGCGGGGGCAAATCAGTTTTGACCGGGAGGTTTCAAACGGGCACCGGGTGACCGCAATCATCGGCGCCGAAGTCAGCTCAGCTATCACCGAAAGTCGGGGCGAAACAGTCTACGGTTATGACAAAAATACGCGAACAAGCTTTGCGCAGATTGACTATGCCAATTATTTTAACCTGAACCCGGAAAGCGGTGCCGCGCAGATCCCGACGAACCTTGGTTTCGAAAAATTCACCGATCATTATATTTCGTATTTCGGAAACGCCGCCTATTCCTACCTGGACCGGTATTCTTTTTCTGTCAGCGGCAGGATCGACCGCTCCAATCTTTTTGGGGTTTCCACAAATCAAAAATCAGTACCATTATATTCAACCGGCCTTGCCTGGGATGTCAGCAAGGAACAATTCTACCATATTTCCTGGCTTCCCAATCTTAAAGTGCGCGCGACCTACGGTTATAATGCCAATGTGAATAAAAGCGCGTCCGCGATCACAACGCTGGAGCAGCAAAGCAATGCTTACTACTCGGGTGTACCCTATAATATCATCAACAGCCCGGGTAACCCCGAACTACGCTGGGAGAAAGTTCGCATTGCTAACTTCGGGATGGACTATAGCCTGAAAAACAACCTGCTATCGGGTAGTTTCGAATATTACACCAAACGGGGAATCGACTTGTTCGGGACCTCACCATTAGCGCCCTCGGCTGGTTTTACGACGTTTTTCGGGAATACCGCCAATACCGCCGGGCACGGTTTTGATTTCGTGCTGAACACGCGGAATATCTACCGGAACGATTTGAAATGGGTGAGTAACCTTTTGCTTAGCTATGTCATCGATAAAGTCACGGTGTATGACAGCCCTGCATCGGCCCTGACCTACCTGGCCTCCGGCAGCGGGAACGGCGGGACGATCACCCCATTCGTAGGTCAGCCGATCTACGGCATATACAGTTTCAGGTCGGGCCCGTTGACCCATGATACCGGAGACCCACAGGGTTACATCGACGGCCAGCTCAGCACCGACTACAAAAATATCATTTCAAAGACAGGAATAGCTGATCTCTATTATAACGGGCCATCGAGGCCGACCACGTTCGGCTCGTTGAGGAATACTTTTAGTTACAAAAACTGGACGCTGTCCGCCAACATCATTTTTAAGCTTAACTATTATTTCCGCAGGACGTCTACTGGCTTGTCTTACGACCAGATCGCCTATGGGCTGGTGAACAGCGATTACGCAAAGCGCTGGCAGAACCCGGGTGATGAGGCTCATACAAACGTTCCTTCCATATTGATGCCGCCCTCCAGCGCTGACCGTTATACTTTCTATCAATATTCGGAGGCGCTCGTTGATAAAGGGGATCATATCCGGCTGCAGGATATCCGCCTTGCCTATGCCTTTAGGCCGTTTGGCGGCAATACCCCGGTATTTAAAAGGCTGGAGGTCTTCAGTTATCTAAATAATCTGGGCATTCTTTGGCGTGCCAACAAAGACCACCTCGATCCGGATCTGTATGCTGGCGCATACCCGCTTCCGCGAACATTATCTATTGGATTTAACGCTCGATTCTAA
- a CDS encoding RagB/SusD family nutrient uptake outer membrane protein: MRKTITGPLFGCIVCIIGLILNGCKKQDDFLNTKPNQALKTPTTLADLKGLLQNEDVFNSQPDPGLGEIASDDFLIEDAVFPTLSSTDRNSYTWAKEVFDATTTQSSDWNSPYQMVYYANVVLDASPGITPSVGEKASYEQIKASALFYRAWAFYGLLQTFALPYDKARAAEQPGIPLRLSSDLNTHPGRSSIAECYAKVLSDLKTALPALPVTPVYKTAPSQPAVNALLARISLAMGDYTAALTYANACLSQFSTLTDYNTLNKPTTTAIDISYLSEDIYHSNMVGHVVYSVRRDSYIDPELYNSYDPNDLRKTKFFTILDGLPQYPRFVGSYDYKGLKYDGLAVDEIYLIKAECQARAADPAGAMASLNTLLQTRWKTGTFVPYTAVSADDALVQVLKERQKELLLRGLRWTDLRRLNLESRFAVTLRRKVNGVSYTLLPNDPKYAFPIPDIEIQLGGLPQKPR; encoded by the coding sequence ATGAGAAAAACAATCACCGGCCCTTTGTTCGGGTGCATCGTATGCATCATAGGCCTAATTTTAAACGGGTGTAAGAAACAGGATGATTTCTTAAACACCAAACCTAACCAAGCCCTGAAAACGCCAACCACACTGGCGGACCTGAAAGGCCTGTTACAGAATGAAGACGTCTTTAACAGCCAGCCCGACCCCGGGCTGGGTGAGATTGCTTCGGATGATTTCCTGATCGAGGACGCCGTGTTCCCCACATTATCATCCACGGACCGGAATTCCTATACCTGGGCAAAAGAGGTATTCGATGCGACAACTACCCAATCCTCGGACTGGAACTCACCTTACCAGATGGTTTACTACGCCAATGTGGTGCTGGATGCATCGCCAGGCATTACCCCATCGGTCGGCGAAAAAGCTTCGTATGAACAGATTAAGGCAAGCGCATTATTTTATCGGGCATGGGCTTTCTATGGATTATTGCAAACTTTCGCCCTGCCTTATGATAAGGCCAGGGCAGCGGAACAACCGGGGATTCCCTTGCGGCTGAGTTCCGACCTCAATACGCACCCGGGCAGGTCGAGCATTGCGGAATGTTATGCAAAAGTTCTAAGTGACCTGAAAACAGCGCTGCCTGCTTTACCGGTTACGCCGGTGTACAAGACTGCTCCTTCACAACCTGCGGTGAACGCCCTGCTGGCCCGGATCAGCCTGGCCATGGGGGATTATACGGCTGCGCTGACTTACGCAAATGCCTGCCTGTCGCAGTTTTCTACGCTAACAGATTACAACACGCTGAACAAGCCGACGACGACCGCTATTGATATCAGTTACTTGTCGGAGGATATTTACCATTCCAATATGGTAGGGCATGTCGTGTACAGTGTGCGCCGGGACAGTTATATCGACCCTGAGTTGTATAACAGCTATGACCCGAACGACCTGCGCAAAACCAAATTCTTTACGATCCTCGACGGCCTGCCACAATACCCGCGGTTCGTCGGTTCATACGATTACAAAGGCTTGAAGTATGACGGCCTGGCCGTGGACGAAATTTACCTGATCAAAGCGGAATGCCAGGCGAGGGCCGCTGATCCGGCAGGCGCAATGGCTTCGTTAAATACGCTCCTTCAAACGAGATGGAAGACCGGGACATTTGTACCTTATACCGCTGTAAGTGCCGACGACGCGCTGGTGCAGGTGCTGAAGGAAAGGCAGAAGGAATTGCTGTTACGTGGCCTGCGCTGGACAGATCTTCGCCGCCTCAACCTCGAAAGCCGGTTTGCGGTTACACTCCGGCGGAAGGTGAACGGCGTAAGTTATACGCTGCTGCCGAACGACCCCAAATATGCATTCCCTATCCCCGATATTGAGATTCAATTGGGAGGGCTACCCCAAAAACCAAGATAA
- a CDS encoding TlpA family protein disulfide reductase: MKKIIFFILIWILTAVQLFAVEHLALISVSTDFLKDGDTVTVTVFPYAGRLAYFKSSFTVPAKGNCFTLEIPVYDKPQFILIRFNKPEKPDIGPLILFPGDDLQVSIQTGKINFNGQSAQRFYVQQQLEAVSAGFRNQFRIIYAPDALAMSFARIDSCAAICLRLLERRKGDIGESAFTLLRNDRIAEAITTKLGYVTYACLHKAEQVQHDYIAAFRKYAKPFNGYPTFVAVDSSDKPTSKFAVELIYQQYLVDSCILARRKFNLHDCYVYESRNFKGEMRQQLLTELFMLKRNSPELSLTDIDGALGYVSNPGFRKVLEKMRELNTVGGMAPEFILRDDNNKEVKLSDLRGKLVVLDFWFTGCGACKALAPALYTLEKKYAGHPVVFLSVSIDKSREHWLATLKTNQYTSPLAVKLYTEGRGDQHPVIRDFDVHGYPTIIILDRKGRFCPKPELNEQGLSEMIDRFL; this comes from the coding sequence ATGAAAAAAATAATATTCTTCATTTTGATATGGATACTTACTGCTGTTCAACTGTTCGCAGTTGAACACTTGGCTTTGATTAGCGTGAGCACGGATTTCTTAAAAGATGGAGATACGGTCACTGTTACTGTTTTTCCTTATGCCGGGCGGTTAGCTTACTTCAAATCTTCATTTACTGTTCCCGCAAAGGGTAACTGCTTTACACTGGAAATTCCCGTGTACGATAAACCACAATTCATCCTGATCCGGTTCAATAAGCCCGAAAAGCCAGACATCGGTCCCTTGATCCTTTTTCCCGGAGATGACCTGCAGGTTAGTATTCAGACCGGTAAAATTAACTTTAATGGCCAGTCTGCGCAACGGTTTTATGTGCAGCAGCAGTTGGAAGCCGTGTCGGCAGGCTTCAGGAACCAATTTAGAATAATTTACGCCCCGGATGCCTTGGCCATGTCCTTTGCCCGGATCGATTCCTGTGCTGCAATCTGCCTTCGCTTATTGGAAAGAAGGAAAGGGGACATTGGCGAATCTGCATTTACGCTGCTGAGAAACGATAGGATTGCCGAAGCGATCACCACCAAACTGGGATATGTGACCTACGCATGCTTGCATAAAGCCGAACAGGTACAGCATGATTATATCGCCGCCTTCCGGAAATACGCAAAGCCTTTTAATGGCTATCCTACATTTGTTGCCGTGGATAGTTCAGACAAGCCGACTTCAAAGTTCGCGGTCGAATTGATTTATCAGCAATACCTGGTCGATTCCTGTATCCTTGCCCGAAGAAAATTCAACCTGCATGATTGTTATGTATATGAATCCAGGAATTTCAAAGGCGAAATGCGGCAGCAATTGCTAACTGAGCTTTTTATGCTCAAAAGGAACAGCCCGGAACTCTCCCTGACTGATATTGACGGTGCGCTGGGCTATGTAAGCAATCCCGGGTTCCGGAAGGTGCTCGAAAAAATGAGGGAATTAAATACAGTGGGCGGAATGGCTCCTGAATTTATTCTCAGAGATGATAATAACAAAGAAGTTAAATTGAGTGACCTTCGTGGTAAACTGGTGGTCCTGGATTTCTGGTTTACGGGCTGCGGTGCCTGTAAAGCATTGGCACCGGCGCTTTATACGCTGGAAAAGAAATATGCTGGCCATCCTGTCGTGTTTCTTTCGGTTTCCATAGATAAATCGCGGGAGCATTGGCTGGCCACGCTAAAAACCAATCAGTATACTTCACCATTGGCTGTCAAATTATATACTGAAGGAAGAGGCGACCAGCACCCGGTCATCAGAGATTTCGATGTCCATGGCTACCCGACCATCATTATACTTGATAGAAAAGGAAGGTTTTGCCCGAAGCCGGAATTGAATGAGCAAGGTTTGTCAGAAATGATAGACCGGTTTCTTTGA
- a CDS encoding MauE/DoxX family redox-associated membrane protein, translating into MKKELTYEIITGLLVLLFLYTGFSKILDFKDFEISMRFQHMPGWLTAPMTYLLPGSEILVAALMVIDRTRVTGLFAFLAMMTVFTLYVGAAWLHLFPKAPCACGGVIKSLGWGLHSVLNLAYVFLAWMCLRYYRAPKHSTRKQKP; encoded by the coding sequence ATGAAAAAAGAATTGACATACGAGATCATAACCGGCCTGTTGGTACTCCTGTTCCTGTACACCGGCTTCAGTAAAATACTGGACTTTAAGGATTTTGAAATATCCATGCGCTTCCAGCATATGCCGGGGTGGTTGACAGCACCAATGACCTATTTACTGCCCGGATCTGAAATCCTCGTTGCGGCATTGATGGTCATTGACAGGACACGCGTTACAGGGCTTTTTGCATTCCTGGCGATGATGACCGTTTTTACTTTATATGTTGGTGCGGCATGGCTTCACTTGTTTCCAAAGGCGCCCTGTGCCTGCGGCGGCGTGATCAAATCACTCGGCTGGGGTCTCCACTCTGTCCTCAATCTGGCCTATGTGTTCCTGGCCTGGATGTGCCTGAGATACTACCGCGCGCCAAAACATTCAACTCGGAAACAAAAGCCTTAA
- a CDS encoding lanthionine synthetase LanC family protein has product MEHASVKENGSAAEPLHTAINTSGKSEPGYSIYLREQNISFSHIPPYLLVGSANDIEGWLIHISIIRQQFDSAIRSILEFLKTERLSFAIPADAEQHNDILGGATCFHLTAKVISIYLNPDDDLAGLFNKLENLTKEVIGPSMPCAYHLTSVIAVGLGSLFEDINSGQTTKSIFYGSAIADAIIEVLKANRLSWPFQHIRPLKACKESRLLNRQYIPIETLKRDPKGNVVKALKINSIYNMQWCIVKQGRYYQSFDNCGRDATDRLKWQYRIHQQFAGMGILPKPIAYFELYGDGFFAMEYKESISLTQIAAQLSEGRTWRSMPVENKRMMINYLLQVARILEIFHQEGFVHRDVTAANFIVTEAGQVFAIDIELCYDLRNGAPEPHFTLGTPGYMSPEQAAGESPSKKDDIYSFGALLIFVFTGVLPNKLNHRNTRLLEVNLARFIESRTMISMIVSCLDRDPECRSSLKDISLTLELYDTILKTNQPAGAIQFSATKSASLENVLFDGAKTLSTLIPTLGVAELTILVLLNRYASSQGGDRSLVEGIVARLKYPDVIEMSELDLLLFAVELSQIKSDSSKLMLDFVSKAVPSADDDRLNTASISNGLAGKGLKLLYLMDNPAVMPDPLQLADVISRISALQHKDGSWTTAPGSPNGKRYQVTGFSHGVAGVTYFLLSCYTKYGSEELKIRIHAALIWLTKKRRSENNRQTWSVSAENKTIDPWLEHGFSGVALSFIKAYEVLGDPEYKKIASDVLSFHPPHITSNYCSFGNGLAGLGEIYLEAFRVFGDQEWYNRASAIEAVLLNSCYRDENLCYWLDGTQLEPTADFWSGNAGVLHFLLRFSHPHEIPFPYHLIK; this is encoded by the coding sequence ATGGAACATGCATCGGTCAAAGAAAATGGATCAGCAGCGGAACCACTGCATACAGCGATCAATACTTCCGGAAAATCGGAGCCCGGATATTCCATTTACCTCCGGGAACAAAATATTTCATTTTCGCATATCCCACCCTACCTGCTCGTCGGCTCAGCGAACGACATTGAGGGCTGGCTTATCCATATATCAATCATCCGCCAGCAATTTGATTCGGCCATCAGATCAATCCTGGAATTCCTGAAAACGGAGCGCCTGTCATTTGCTATACCTGCGGACGCTGAACAACACAACGACATCCTGGGCGGGGCGACTTGTTTTCACCTCACTGCCAAAGTCATCTCCATCTATCTTAACCCTGACGATGATTTAGCAGGACTATTTAACAAACTGGAGAACCTTACCAAGGAAGTGATCGGCCCTTCAATGCCTTGCGCCTATCACCTGACCAGTGTAATTGCGGTCGGTTTGGGGTCTCTGTTCGAAGATATCAATTCCGGCCAGACCACAAAATCGATCTTCTATGGGTCGGCTATTGCGGATGCTATAATTGAGGTATTGAAAGCCAATCGCCTGTCCTGGCCATTCCAACATATCAGGCCGCTCAAAGCCTGCAAAGAAAGCCGCCTCCTTAACAGGCAATATATTCCGATCGAAACATTGAAGAGAGATCCGAAGGGCAATGTAGTAAAAGCTTTGAAAATTAACAGCATTTACAATATGCAATGGTGCATAGTGAAACAGGGAAGGTACTACCAAAGCTTTGACAATTGCGGCCGGGATGCGACAGACCGCTTAAAGTGGCAATACCGGATCCATCAGCAATTTGCTGGCATGGGAATCCTCCCTAAGCCGATAGCGTATTTCGAACTTTATGGTGACGGTTTTTTTGCGATGGAGTATAAAGAATCCATATCCCTCACTCAGATAGCGGCCCAATTGAGCGAGGGCAGAACATGGCGCTCGATGCCGGTTGAAAACAAAAGAATGATGATCAATTATCTGTTACAGGTAGCCAGGATACTGGAAATATTCCACCAGGAAGGATTTGTACACCGGGATGTGACCGCAGCGAACTTTATCGTTACCGAAGCAGGACAGGTATTCGCTATTGATATTGAATTATGTTATGATTTACGAAATGGCGCACCCGAGCCGCACTTTACTTTAGGTACCCCTGGTTATATGTCGCCGGAACAAGCGGCAGGCGAGTCGCCTTCAAAGAAAGATGACATTTATAGCTTTGGCGCATTATTAATCTTTGTCTTTACGGGCGTTTTGCCAAATAAACTAAACCACAGGAATACCAGGTTGTTGGAGGTGAATCTTGCCAGGTTCATCGAGTCTCGTACAATGATATCCATGATCGTGTCGTGTTTGGACAGAGATCCCGAGTGTCGGAGCTCCCTAAAAGACATCAGTCTTACTTTGGAGCTTTACGATACCATCCTGAAGACGAACCAACCCGCAGGAGCAATTCAATTTTCGGCGACTAAATCAGCTTCCCTTGAAAACGTATTATTCGATGGAGCCAAAACACTATCCACTTTAATACCAACCTTAGGCGTTGCAGAATTAACCATCCTGGTATTACTCAACAGATATGCTTCTTCGCAGGGCGGGGACAGGTCCCTGGTTGAAGGCATAGTTGCGCGGCTAAAATACCCGGATGTAATCGAAATGTCTGAGCTTGACCTGCTCTTGTTTGCCGTTGAATTATCCCAAATAAAAAGCGACAGTAGCAAGCTGATGCTCGATTTCGTGAGTAAGGCTGTTCCGTCGGCGGATGACGACAGGTTAAATACTGCGTCAATTTCAAACGGCCTTGCGGGAAAGGGACTAAAATTACTTTACCTCATGGATAACCCTGCGGTAATGCCGGATCCGCTCCAGCTTGCAGATGTCATCAGCCGCATATCGGCTCTGCAGCACAAAGATGGCTCCTGGACAACAGCACCTGGGTCTCCCAACGGAAAGAGGTACCAGGTCACCGGTTTTTCACACGGCGTTGCTGGCGTTACCTACTTTTTACTGTCCTGTTATACGAAATATGGTTCCGAAGAATTGAAAATACGGATTCATGCCGCATTAATCTGGCTCACAAAAAAACGCAGGTCAGAAAACAACCGGCAAACCTGGTCGGTCAGCGCGGAAAACAAAACTATCGATCCCTGGCTCGAACACGGTTTTTCAGGGGTTGCGCTCTCATTCATCAAAGCATACGAAGTACTGGGGGATCCAGAATACAAGAAGATCGCATCAGACGTTCTTTCTTTTCACCCGCCGCATATTACCAGCAATTATTGTTCGTTTGGCAACGGTCTCGCCGGGCTCGGCGAAATCTACCTCGAAGCCTTCCGGGTTTTCGGCGACCAAGAGTGGTACAATCGTGCAAGCGCGATCGAGGCCGTACTGCTTAACAGCTGTTATCGCGATGAAAACTTATGTTATTGGCTCGACGGCACGCAACTCGAACCAACAGCGGATTTCTGGTCAGGGAACGCTGGTGTATTACATTTCCTGCTTCGGTTCTCGCATCCGCATGAAATTCCCTTCCCCTATCATCTTATCAAATAA
- a CDS encoding RNA-binding protein: MSLEKKEKYLATVKDLRSENFGRNWPFLILSEKLPDGQVYREYPDGHIELQEVLANGPNFEYKFIRY; encoded by the coding sequence ATGTCGTTAGAAAAGAAAGAGAAATATCTGGCTACTGTAAAGGATCTGCGATCTGAAAATTTCGGCAGAAACTGGCCTTTTCTTATCCTTTCTGAAAAGCTGCCCGATGGTCAGGTGTACCGTGAATATCCAGATGGCCATATCGAATTACAAGAGGTGTTGGCAAATGGCCCAAACTTTGAATACAAGTTTATCCGGTATTAA